A region of Chloracidobacterium sp. DNA encodes the following proteins:
- a CDS encoding class I SAM-dependent methyltransferase encodes MIAGGLRKFLYKWEWGTRCRNVDISLVLAPYINSETTFLDAGCGEYGLSGFVPSKSIVGVDVLPTDVRIDGFSFVRGSIISLPFSERAFSVAASVDVLEHLPESIRADAVRQLVRIADKVILIAFPSGEASREMDEEFNQELADTDQPIPDWLAEHLENPYPDTDAVVREMQSEARRIGRKIKTTVFYSEDRSVAQFLRRLALKSKYLYMVGNLIAGVLLPVLPRAKSHNAYRSIILAEFEND; translated from the coding sequence ATGATCGCCGGAGGACTCCGCAAGTTTTTATATAAATGGGAATGGGGCACGCGATGCCGAAACGTCGATATTTCACTCGTTTTGGCTCCGTATATAAACAGCGAAACGACATTTTTAGACGCGGGTTGCGGTGAATATGGATTGTCCGGCTTTGTTCCGTCAAAGAGTATTGTGGGTGTTGATGTACTGCCTACAGACGTTCGGATTGATGGGTTCAGTTTTGTCCGCGGCAGTATAATTTCTTTACCTTTTTCGGAGCGAGCATTTTCTGTGGCAGCGTCTGTTGACGTGCTTGAACATTTGCCGGAAAGCATCCGTGCAGATGCTGTCAGGCAGCTCGTAAGGATCGCGGACAAGGTGATACTAATAGCCTTTCCAAGCGGAGAGGCCAGTCGGGAAATGGATGAAGAATTCAACCAGGAATTGGCCGACACAGATCAACCAATTCCTGATTGGCTTGCGGAGCATCTTGAAAATCCATATCCCGATACTGATGCGGTAGTAAGAGAGATGCAAAGCGAAGCCCGAAGGATCGGGCGCAAAATAAAAACTACAGTTTTCTACTCGGAAGATCGTTCAGTTGCACAATTTCTGCGACGGCTCGCCCTCAAATCAAAATACTTGTACATGGTTGGAAATCTCATTGCGGGAGTTTTGCTACCTGTTTTGCCGAGAGCAAAAAGTCATAACGCCTACCGGTCGATCATCCTCGCCGAATTTGAAAATGACTGA